Proteins encoded together in one bacterium window:
- a CDS encoding CsgG/HfaB family protein has product MKLQQYVVKLTKAAVTGFIAIFGLTSCNSTIIHSTPPLSEEMHAPVVAVTSFENRAGFEGQWKLGDGMADLLVSELVLSRNFVVVERQHFEKIAGEIQRQQSSLFRSEGKTPIGRMKNAQYLIRGVITDFSQTGSSSFFLSTLRSLFLMGRSHTARVSLTLTLVDVETGQILSSVQSTGLVRTREAFIESSYKGVSFGGEVFFATPLGKATARAIEGGVNQIVRDMPQNPWRPMISCIREGTILVNGGKDRGFREGAEYIVRGPAEPVTDPATGDVLTFVPGARIGLLCILQVDEKVSFAKVIQGQGFNRGQWLAKATPTTRGP; this is encoded by the coding sequence ATGAAGCTGCAACAATATGTTGTCAAATTGACGAAAGCGGCCGTTACGGGGTTTATTGCCATATTCGGTTTAACCAGTTGTAACAGTACGATCATTCATTCTACCCCACCTTTATCGGAAGAGATGCATGCCCCGGTCGTGGCGGTCACCTCGTTTGAAAATCGCGCAGGTTTTGAGGGACAGTGGAAACTGGGCGACGGAATGGCTGACCTGCTGGTCTCCGAACTCGTTTTATCTCGAAACTTCGTCGTAGTTGAGCGCCAGCATTTTGAGAAAATCGCAGGGGAGATCCAACGCCAGCAAAGTTCACTCTTCCGCTCGGAAGGCAAAACACCTATCGGCCGGATGAAAAATGCTCAATACCTGATCCGTGGCGTCATCACGGATTTCTCTCAAACCGGCAGCAGCAGTTTTTTCCTCTCTACTCTGCGCTCCTTATTCCTGATGGGCCGTAGCCACACGGCCCGCGTTTCACTTACCCTGACTCTTGTGGACGTTGAGACGGGCCAAATCCTGAGTTCAGTTCAAAGCACTGGCCTTGTCCGTACCCGGGAAGCCTTCATCGAATCATCCTATAAAGGCGTCTCTTTCGGAGGAGAGGTGTTTTTTGCCACCCCGTTGGGCAAAGCAACCGCCCGCGCCATTGAAGGGGGTGTGAACCAGATCGTCCGCGACATGCCTCAGAATCCCTGGCGTCCGATGATCAGTTGCATCCGTGAAGGAACCATCCTCGTCAATGGGGGGAAAGACAGGGGGTTCCGTGAAGGCGCTGAATATATTGTGCGGGGCCCTGCAGAACCCGTAACAGATCCCGCCACCGGCGACGTTCTCACCTTTGTGCCTGGTGCCCGGATTGGGCTGCTTTGCATTCTTCAAGTAGACGAAAAAGTTTCATTTGCAAAAGTCATCCAGGGTCAAGGTTTCAATCGCGGCCAATGGCTGGCCAAAGCCACGCCAACTACCCGTGGTCCCTGA